A window of the Deltaproteobacteria bacterium genome harbors these coding sequences:
- a CDS encoding glycogen debranching protein, which translates to MSTITINTPDCIRSRKALTYEWLETNGLGGYASSSILLCHTRKYHGLLVANLANPSGRYVLISKVEDSLVRRGEEFYLVSHQYPDFFFSGGQSYLEQVDIGVCPKFVFRVAGRTLEREIMMIQGTNSVILKYRLPDMDEPCMLRIKPFLAYRSIHSLSKENTYFRGEISEIPEGCRIAPYEGMPAMYIQVSGDFQCPMFGDWYKNFEYEEDRIRGYNWREDLYCPGTITIPMDEKRKEIYLCFTTDPFPEPLQKVWNGEWERRDFLEKHRDFFVQSFKKDRENIESLFRAADQLLIRTPHGRHAILAGYHWFYEWGRDSLISLPGLTFCRGLMHEGREILKTFGDFEQQGLFPNFFTEDEKENAYNTVDASLWYFWAVQQYLKYGGDENWVHQHIWPVMKRILKQFLAGTIYDIYVDERGLLHAGSEGIRLTWMDAAVNGLPVTPRWGYMVEINALWFNAVCFSHELSTRYGDQEFALQELIPLARRSFRETFWVGRGAYLGDVSRQGILDEAVRPNQIFAVSLPYSPLDSADWNGVVKRVQSDLLTPCGLRTLDPAHPDYRGNYNGVMIQRDRAYHQGTVWPWLWGHFGEAYLRVNRNSRKAKNILYKQIINFLKNHLGEAGLGCVSEVFDGNPPHRPNGCISQAWSIAELIRLLTLLDDIR; encoded by the coding sequence ATGTCAACGATCACGATCAACACGCCTGACTGCATCCGGTCCCGGAAGGCATTGACCTATGAGTGGCTGGAAACGAACGGCCTGGGAGGGTATGCCTCCAGTTCCATCCTCCTGTGTCATACGCGAAAATATCATGGTTTGCTGGTCGCCAATCTCGCCAATCCTTCCGGTCGTTACGTCCTGATTTCCAAGGTTGAAGATTCCCTTGTCCGCCGGGGGGAAGAGTTTTATCTTGTATCCCACCAGTATCCGGACTTTTTTTTCTCCGGTGGCCAATCCTATCTTGAACAAGTCGATATCGGGGTTTGTCCAAAATTTGTTTTTCGCGTAGCTGGTCGAACCCTTGAAAGGGAAATCATGATGATTCAGGGAACAAACAGCGTGATCCTGAAATATCGACTCCCGGACATGGATGAGCCCTGCATGTTGCGTATAAAACCTTTTTTAGCCTACCGGAGTATCCATTCTCTTTCCAAAGAAAACACCTATTTTCGCGGAGAGATTTCTGAAATTCCTGAAGGGTGTCGGATAGCACCTTACGAAGGAATGCCGGCCATGTACATCCAGGTGAGCGGTGATTTCCAATGTCCGATGTTTGGTGATTGGTATAAAAATTTTGAATATGAGGAGGACCGGATTCGCGGTTATAACTGGAGAGAGGATCTCTATTGCCCCGGAACGATAACGATCCCCATGGATGAAAAAAGAAAGGAAATCTATCTTTGCTTTACCACGGACCCCTTTCCGGAGCCGTTGCAAAAGGTCTGGAATGGGGAATGGGAGCGGCGAGATTTTCTGGAGAAACACAGAGATTTTTTCGTTCAGTCCTTCAAAAAAGACAGGGAAAATATCGAAAGCCTGTTCCGGGCAGCGGACCAACTTCTGATTCGGACGCCGCACGGGCGCCATGCCATTTTAGCCGGGTACCATTGGTTTTATGAGTGGGGGAGAGATTCATTGATATCGCTGCCGGGCCTGACATTTTGCCGCGGCCTCATGCATGAGGGGCGGGAGATATTGAAAACCTTCGGCGACTTTGAACAGCAAGGCCTTTTTCCCAATTTTTTTACGGAAGACGAAAAGGAAAACGCCTACAATACGGTGGATGCATCACTGTGGTACTTTTGGGCCGTGCAACAATATTTGAAATACGGTGGCGACGAAAACTGGGTTCATCAGCACATCTGGCCGGTCATGAAGCGTATTTTGAAGCAGTTTCTGGCCGGAACGATTTACGATATATACGTGGATGAACGGGGACTTCTTCATGCGGGCAGCGAAGGGATCCGTTTGACCTGGATGGATGCCGCAGTTAACGGGTTACCGGTGACGCCGCGCTGGGGGTACATGGTGGAAATAAACGCCCTGTGGTTCAATGCCGTCTGTTTTTCGCATGAACTGTCCACCCGATATGGCGATCAGGAATTTGCCCTTCAAGAGCTGATTCCGTTGGCTCGCCGGTCTTTTCGGGAGACCTTCTGGGTTGGACGAGGGGCCTATCTCGGTGATGTATCCAGACAGGGTATCCTTGACGAAGCCGTCAGGCCGAACCAGATCTTTGCCGTTTCCCTGCCGTACTCTCCCCTTGATTCCGCCGATTGGAACGGTGTCGTCAAAAGGGTGCAAAGTGACCTTCTCACCCCCTGCGGGCTACGCACTCTTGATCCGGCACACCCGGATTATCGGGGGAACTACAATGGTGTGATGATACAAAGGGACAGGGCCTATCATCAAGGAACCGTTTGGCCATGGCTCTGGGGACATTTCGGTGAAGCATATCTGCGGGTGAACCGGAATTCCCGTAAGGCGAAAAATATTTTGTACAAGCAAATTATAAACTTTCTCAAAAATCATTTGGGCGAGGCTGGTTTGGGTTGTGTATCGGAAGTGTTTGACGGCAATCCGCCGCATCGTCCCAATGGCTGCATTTCCCAAGCCTGGAGTATCGCCGAATTGATCCGGCTTCTGACTTTACTGGACGATATTCGCTGA
- a CDS encoding outer membrane lipoprotein carrier protein LolA, with the protein MENKKDQSGKIVLMAAVSILIGLYFAVMVTPIRALSLDELLVKVERQYDLTQDFEAGFIQETTLKSLAKTEREQGRLYFKRPGKMLWQYEKPQRKTLVVNPEKSWLYLPEDRVAYVQQTDRLLQSTAAVRLLSGFVGIKNDFHVQFAEADQGERKGNYFLRLIPREGNAGFSQAHIEISGATYFINRIWFEDPYGNVTRVTLFNTKLNQKLKDDKFLFRIPVGVEIYSLP; encoded by the coding sequence TTGGAAAATAAAAAGGATCAATCGGGGAAAATCGTTTTGATGGCCGCAGTGTCGATTCTAATCGGACTGTATTTCGCAGTGATGGTTACCCCCATCCGGGCGTTATCCCTAGATGAGCTTTTGGTAAAGGTTGAACGACAGTATGATCTTACTCAGGATTTTGAGGCGGGTTTTATTCAGGAGACGACGCTGAAAAGTCTGGCAAAGACCGAAAGGGAGCAGGGACGTCTTTATTTTAAAAGGCCCGGAAAAATGCTCTGGCAGTACGAAAAACCTCAAAGAAAAACTCTTGTCGTTAACCCTGAGAAATCATGGTTGTATCTCCCTGAAGATCGCGTTGCCTATGTTCAGCAAACGGACCGCCTCCTTCAATCCACTGCGGCTGTAAGGCTCTTGTCCGGTTTTGTTGGGATCAAGAACGATTTTCATGTACAATTCGCCGAGGCCGACCAGGGTGAGAGAAAGGGAAATTATTTTCTTCGGCTAATTCCCAGGGAAGGCAACGCCGGCTTTTCGCAGGCGCATATTGAGATCAGCGGGGCGACTTATTTTATCAACCGGATTTGGTTCGAAGACCCTTACGGTAATGTAACGCGCGTCACGTTGTTCAACACCAAACTGAACCAAAAACTCAAGGACGATAAATTTCTTTTCAGAATACCCGTCGGTGTTGAAATCTATTCTTTACCTTGA
- a CDS encoding branched-chain amino acid aminotransferase, whose amino-acid sequence MEIMVEPVPEEKRKPRPVDETKLEFGKIFSDHMFTMHYHVEKGWHDPLLGPFAPLALDPTAQCLHYGQEIFEGMKAYRGENGSIYLFRPFENAKRMNISARRMCMAEIEESFFVEAVTQLVLIDRDWVPKAKDASMYIRPAMIATEAALGVHPSTEFIFFIIAGPVGAYYPEGFNPTKIYVSEDYVRSAPGGTGACKAGGNYAASLYAMRLANEMGYTQVLWLDAVERRFVEEVGTSNIFFLIGEELVTPPLGGTILPGVMRNSILTLADSWNMKVSERPIGIQDVIQAIHDGSMKEMFASGTAAVVSPVGHIYYQGNEYVINGGRTGSTAEKFYNEILNIQYGKAPDPFGWRVRIA is encoded by the coding sequence ATGGAAATCATGGTGGAGCCCGTTCCCGAGGAGAAAAGAAAGCCCAGGCCTGTCGACGAAACAAAACTCGAGTTCGGCAAGATATTTTCGGATCATATGTTTACGATGCATTATCACGTGGAGAAGGGTTGGCATGATCCGTTGCTGGGGCCTTTCGCTCCTCTGGCGCTGGACCCGACCGCCCAATGTTTGCATTACGGCCAGGAAATTTTTGAAGGGATGAAGGCATATCGGGGTGAAAACGGATCAATATATCTTTTTCGTCCGTTTGAAAATGCAAAACGGATGAATATATCGGCTAGGCGCATGTGTATGGCCGAAATAGAGGAATCTTTTTTTGTGGAAGCGGTTACGCAGCTCGTTCTTATCGATCGGGACTGGGTTCCAAAAGCCAAAGATGCGTCCATGTATATTCGTCCAGCCATGATTGCTACGGAGGCTGCTCTCGGCGTCCATCCGTCAACGGAATTTATTTTTTTCATCATTGCCGGACCCGTCGGGGCGTATTACCCTGAGGGGTTTAATCCGACCAAAATCTATGTCAGTGAGGACTATGTCCGATCCGCTCCCGGTGGTACCGGAGCCTGCAAGGCCGGAGGGAATTATGCCGCCAGCCTCTACGCCATGCGCCTGGCCAATGAGATGGGATACACCCAGGTCCTGTGGCTTGATGCCGTGGAACGGCGATTCGTGGAAGAAGTGGGGACGAGTAACATTTTCTTCCTGATCGGCGAAGAATTGGTTACCCCTCCTTTGGGTGGAACCATTCTACCAGGAGTTATGCGGAATTCCATTTTAACGCTTGCTGATTCCTGGAATATGAAGGTTTCGGAAAGGCCTATTGGCATTCAAGATGTCATTCAGGCGATCCATGACGGTTCGATGAAGGAAATGTTTGCTTCAGGCACGGCGGCAGTTGTGTCGCCTGTTGGACATATTTACTATCAGGGAAACGAATATGTCATAAACGGGGGTAGAACCGGATCAACGGCAGAAAAATTCTATAATGAAATCCTGAACATTCAATATGGAAAAGCCCCGGATCCATTCGGTTGGAGAGTGAGAATCGCGTGA
- a CDS encoding YifB family Mg chelatase-like AAA ATPase: protein MIVRLFSSTTIGIESCVVEVEIDVSPGLPEFYIVGLPDMTVKESKDRIRAALKNSGYGYFRHHITVNLAPADLRKEGTAFDLPIAVGLVAMEGLIRPELLTDYLVLGELSLDGRVKGVQGVLPSAFLARELGKRGLIIPEDNAQEAAMVEGIEVIAVADLSDVVEFFRGTREFMTPSVRADELFSAGPASMVDFNEIKGQEQAKRALEIAAAGGHNVLLIGPPGSGKTMLAQRMSTILPDWSFQEALETTRIFSVAGMLDREHMIVRTRPFRAPHHTISDAGLVGGGHLPKPGEISLAHHGILFLDEFPEFKKNALESLRQPLEDGVVTISRSSATATFPARFMLVAAMNPCPCGYYGDKLKGCRCSMTQIRQYQTKISGPLMDRIDLHIEVPSLRYRDLVSQRTVESSEEIRQRVIQARQIQRKRFNGADILVNARMTERQIKAYCQIDEESQGLLEMAMDRLGMSARTFTRIIKVARTIADLGGESLIGSHHVAEAIQYRNLDRQVI, encoded by the coding sequence ATGATAGTCAGGCTTTTCAGCAGCACCACCATTGGGATTGAATCTTGTGTCGTCGAAGTGGAAATCGATGTTTCTCCGGGGTTGCCTGAATTTTATATCGTCGGTTTACCCGATATGACGGTCAAGGAAAGCAAGGATCGCATCCGGGCCGCTCTGAAGAATTCAGGATACGGTTATTTCCGCCATCATATAACCGTCAACCTGGCTCCTGCCGATCTGAGGAAGGAAGGTACGGCCTTCGATCTGCCCATTGCCGTGGGACTGGTGGCAATGGAGGGGTTGATCCGGCCGGAATTGTTGACAGATTATCTGGTCTTGGGTGAGTTGTCTCTGGATGGGCGGGTCAAGGGGGTTCAGGGCGTTTTACCCAGCGCTTTTCTTGCCAGGGAGCTGGGGAAAAGGGGATTGATTATTCCGGAGGACAATGCCCAGGAAGCGGCTATGGTCGAGGGGATCGAGGTGATTGCGGTGGCCGATCTATCCGATGTGGTCGAATTTTTCCGAGGTACAAGAGAATTTATGACCCCTTCGGTTCGGGCCGACGAACTTTTTTCAGCCGGACCTGCTTCTATGGTCGATTTCAATGAAATCAAAGGACAAGAGCAGGCCAAGCGGGCCTTGGAGATTGCAGCGGCGGGAGGTCACAACGTTCTTTTAATCGGTCCGCCTGGGTCGGGAAAAACCATGCTCGCCCAACGCATGTCCACCATACTTCCCGATTGGTCCTTTCAGGAAGCACTTGAAACGACGAGAATCTTTTCTGTAGCGGGAATGCTCGACAGGGAACACATGATTGTACGAACCCGCCCCTTCCGCGCTCCTCACCACACCATTTCCGATGCCGGGTTGGTTGGAGGCGGTCATCTGCCAAAACCAGGTGAAATAAGTCTGGCCCATCACGGCATTCTTTTTCTTGACGAGTTTCCGGAATTCAAAAAGAACGCCTTGGAATCGTTGCGTCAGCCTCTGGAGGACGGCGTTGTGACCATCAGCCGCTCTTCCGCAACGGCAACGTTCCCGGCGCGTTTCATGCTCGTGGCGGCGATGAATCCCTGTCCCTGCGGGTACTACGGTGACAAATTGAAGGGCTGTCGCTGTTCCATGACCCAGATCCGACAGTACCAGACCAAAATATCCGGCCCCCTGATGGATAGAATCGATCTTCATATAGAGGTACCCTCCCTGCGCTATCGCGACTTGGTCTCCCAGCGAACGGTGGAATCATCAGAAGAGATTCGGCAGAGAGTCATACAGGCCAGGCAAATTCAGAGAAAACGATTCAACGGAGCCGATATTCTTGTGAATGCACGGATGACGGAACGTCAGATTAAGGCGTACTGCCAGATTGACGAAGAATCTCAGGGCCTTTTGGAAATGGCAATGGACCGCCTGGGCATGAGTGCTCGTACCTTTACCCGCATTATTAAAGTGGCTCGCACCATTGCGGATCTGGGTGGCGAAAGTCTCATCGGCTCACATCACGTTGCTGAGGCCATTCAGTATAGAAACCTTGATCGTCAGGTGATTTAG
- the moaC gene encoding cyclic pyranopterin monophosphate synthase MoaC, translated as MTQPLSHLDEKGQAKMVDVTTKEPSLREAVATGRVRMLPYTLSLLQEGGVPKGDVFGVARVAGIMAAKKTGDLIPMCHPLALTHIDIRFEVLPQEGEVLIESRAKLVGKTGVEMEALTAVSVAALTIYDMCKAVDKEIVVTDIMLVRKSGGKSGLFERNT; from the coding sequence ATGACCCAGCCCCTATCTCACCTAGACGAAAAAGGACAGGCCAAAATGGTCGATGTGACAACCAAAGAACCGTCTTTAAGAGAAGCCGTTGCAACAGGCCGGGTTCGTATGTTACCTTATACGCTCTCTCTCCTTCAGGAAGGAGGCGTGCCGAAGGGAGATGTTTTCGGGGTGGCCCGCGTAGCAGGCATCATGGCAGCCAAGAAAACAGGGGACTTGATTCCCATGTGTCACCCCCTGGCGTTGACGCATATCGACATCCGCTTTGAAGTCCTGCCGCAGGAGGGAGAGGTGTTGATCGAGAGCCGGGCAAAACTGGTAGGCAAAACGGGTGTCGAAATGGAAGCCCTTACCGCCGTGTCTGTGGCCGCACTCACGATCTATGATATGTGCAAAGCCGTCGATAAGGAAATCGTCGTGACGGATATTATGCTTGTAAGGAAGTCCGGCGGCAAAAGCGGCCTGTTTGAGAGGAATACTTAA
- a CDS encoding PH domain-containing protein has protein sequence MDTHRYKIKRPFVIPFVLAVFLLVILLFMSLLHRRSAAETVVLTIFLCAALPVLGEMFYRLVTTNASGLTIRKFLRTRAIPWENINQVGLVMVRRKTYLLLTTRRGFYILSSAYGDFPRLVRDITDQVPFDRVDAEVRQQLEEGPLVNRGDVLSIWLAVILMIGLIVMKLFGVI, from the coding sequence ATGGATACGCACCGATACAAAATCAAGCGCCCTTTTGTGATTCCCTTTGTTCTGGCGGTATTTCTTCTCGTGATACTCCTGTTCATGTCCCTTCTTCACCGCCGTTCTGCCGCTGAAACGGTTGTTTTGACAATATTTTTATGCGCCGCATTGCCGGTTTTAGGCGAGATGTTTTACCGTCTGGTCACAACCAATGCCTCCGGCCTAACGATCAGAAAGTTTCTGAGGACCCGAGCCATTCCCTGGGAAAACATCAATCAGGTCGGACTGGTCATGGTAAGGCGGAAGACGTATCTTCTGCTGACGACCCGCAGAGGTTTTTATATACTCTCCAGTGCCTACGGGGATTTCCCCCGTCTGGTCCGCGATATCACGGACCAGGTCCCATTCGATCGGGTAGATGCTGAGGTCCGTCAACAGTTGGAAGAAGGTCCCCTCGTCAACCGCGGCGATGTTTTATCCATCTGGCTCGCCGTTATTTTGATGATCGGACTCATTGTGATGAAACTTTTTGGTGTGATCTGA
- a CDS encoding UDP-N-acetylglucosamine pyrophosphorylase, translated as MNISGHTELLQRKGVLIPNPTAVDIDAEIDPARISGEGVVFYPGTRIYGADTVISAGVKLGYEGPVTIENCQLGSRVQLKGGFFSTSVFLDGCTMDNGAHVRQGCLLEEETRAGHTVGLKQTILFPFVTLGSLINFCDCFMAGGTDRKNHSEVGSSYIHFNYTPQQDKATASLIGDVPQGVMLRQKPIFLGGQGGLIGPARIAFGTVIAAGTIFRGDCTEDGKFVSSGANKDRLTAYHPGLYVHVSRRIRINLSYMANLLALKQWYIHVRQPFFLKHALAETVHQGALNTLDAALHERLLRMDELAEKMDESLAQVSRHLKGQQKKLARGEQEAFRDRWPEIRGIFEAKLEESLGADDRHRFLTCVDQTATRHQHYLAMIRALPPEAVACGKRWLGKIVTGISTRGESILSGETGGP; from the coding sequence ATGAATATATCCGGGCATACAGAATTGCTTCAGAGAAAGGGCGTACTCATCCCGAACCCCACCGCCGTCGACATTGATGCGGAAATTGACCCAGCGCGCATTTCAGGTGAAGGGGTCGTTTTTTATCCGGGAACCAGGATTTACGGGGCCGACACCGTGATTTCGGCCGGTGTGAAACTTGGCTATGAGGGCCCCGTCACGATCGAAAACTGTCAGCTGGGATCCCGTGTCCAGCTCAAAGGCGGCTTTTTCAGCACCTCCGTCTTTCTCGATGGGTGTACCATGGACAACGGCGCCCACGTCCGGCAAGGTTGCCTGTTGGAGGAGGAAACCAGGGCCGGACACACCGTTGGCCTCAAGCAAACAATCCTCTTCCCATTTGTTACGCTGGGAAGCCTGATCAACTTCTGCGACTGTTTCATGGCCGGGGGTACGGACAGAAAAAATCACAGTGAAGTCGGCAGCAGTTACATCCATTTCAACTACACCCCCCAGCAAGACAAGGCGACGGCCTCCCTGATCGGTGACGTCCCCCAAGGCGTCATGCTCCGGCAAAAGCCCATTTTCCTAGGCGGCCAGGGGGGGCTGATCGGTCCAGCCCGAATCGCTTTTGGTACCGTCATCGCTGCGGGTACCATCTTCCGGGGTGACTGTACGGAGGATGGAAAATTCGTCTCTTCCGGTGCAAACAAGGATCGACTGACTGCCTACCACCCCGGTCTCTATGTCCATGTCAGCCGTCGTATCCGTATTAACCTGTCCTACATGGCGAACCTGCTCGCCCTGAAACAGTGGTACATCCATGTCCGGCAGCCTTTTTTTCTTAAGCATGCCCTGGCGGAGACCGTCCATCAGGGAGCATTGAATACGCTGGATGCCGCTCTTCATGAACGGCTCTTGAGAATGGATGAACTGGCTGAAAAAATGGATGAATCGCTGGCACAGGTTTCACGCCATTTAAAGGGTCAACAGAAAAAACTCGCCCGCGGGGAACAGGAGGCATTCCGGGATCGCTGGCCTGAGATACGGGGCATTTTCGAAGCAAAGCTTGAAGAATCCCTGGGTGCGGATGACCGGCATCGTTTCCTCACTTGTGTTGACCAAACGGCAACCCGTCATCAGCATTATCTGGCCATGATAAGGGCCCTGCCTCCCGAAGCAGTCGCCTGTGGAAAAAGATGGCTTGGCAAAATTGTCACCGGTATCTCCACAAGGGGTGAATCCATTCTGTCGGGGGAAACAGGCGGCCCATGA